A part of Rhinoderma darwinii isolate aRhiDar2 chromosome 1, aRhiDar2.hap1, whole genome shotgun sequence genomic DNA contains:
- the TNIP2 gene encoding TNFAIP3-interacting protein 2 gives MMSTISDGSTDPLLARFKVLEETVDKLHMENRSLKTKLQSYNTLSTFYHEARQQNKNLNKQLAEKDAVIQQLKDSQISISAAAEHPVEPPRSLIDCLMEELNRIRNEHIETERIYSEKVEKLNQEIQKLHKQLEDRDYEIEKVSSWPQQEKEMELLRLQRSLAEKERVQATSEVLCRSLSDESHHLRRKLAATAEMCQQLVKCLEQTRQKDNLKSEERLSQNKIKGNDNDTGLRKLQEETRLLKKKVVHVEDLNAKWQKYDASREEYVKGLHQQLKELKAQPEHPKAQHTTHKHPELLQKEISRLNRLLENKMKEHTKLQLEAAEMIHARIADQEKIQMLEQQLLVYKDDFTSERADRERAQGRIQELRGEISALQQRHTRKEDDREPAGKRNKTYAKKNVDDPHVEPAENRIQASPAVCPDRQRRPSSEQRGQEELQCPRCLRVFLDKLGDNFLEHISECCQ, from the exons ATGATGTCTACTATCAGTGATGGTAGTACAGACCCTCTGCTTGCCAGATTTAAAGTTCTCGAGGAGACTGTGGATAAACTGCACATGGAAAACAGGTCTTTGAAGACCAAGTTGCAGAGTTACAATACACTGAGCACTTTCTACCATGAAGCCAGGCAGCAGAACAAGAACCTCAACAAGCAGCTGGCTGAGAAGGACGCCGTCATTCAGCAGCTCAAAGATAGCCAGATATCTATTTCAGCTGCTGCGGAACATCCCGTTGAACCGCCTCGATCATTGATCGACTGTTTAATGGAAGAGCTGAACAGAATCAGGAATGAGCACATTGAAACCGAGAGGATTTATAGTGAAAAAGTGGAAAAACTCAATCAG GAAATCCAAAAACTTCACAAGCAGCTGGAGGATAGAGACTATGAGATAGAGAAAGTGTCCAGCTGGCCTCAGCAGGAGAAAGAAATGGAGCTCCTACGGCTTCAAAGATCCCTTGCCGAGAAGGAGAGAGTCCAGGCTACCAGTGAAGTTCTATGTCGATCCCTTTCCGATGAATCCCATCATCTTCGGCGTAAGCTTGCTGCCACAGCAGAGATGTGCCAACAACTTGTCAAGTGTCTTGAGCAGACCCGTCAAAAAGACAACTTGAAATCAGAAGAACGCCTCAGCCAG AATAAGATTAAAGGCAATGACAATGACACAGGCTTGAGAAAGTTACAGGAAGAAACCCGGCTATTAAAAAAGAAAGTAGTACAT GTTGAAGACTTGAATGCCAAGTGGCAGAAGTATGATGCCAGCAGAGAGGAGTATGTCAAAGGTCTACACCAGCAACTGAAGGAGTTGAAGGCCCAACCTGAGCATCCCAAGGCTCAGCACACAACACACAAacacccagaacttttgcagaAGGAGATCTCCAGGCTGAACCGATTGTTGGAAAATAAAATGAAGGAACATACCAAACTTCAGCTAGAAGCTGCTGAAATGATCCACGCCAGAATTGCTGACCAGGAGAAAATCCAGATGCTGGAGCAACAG TTGCTTGTATACAAAGATGATTTCACGTCAGAGCGAGCGGATAGGGAAAGAGCTCAAGGTCGGATACAGGAGCTGAGGGGTGAAATTTCTGCTTTGCAGCAGCGACATACTAGGAAAGAG gATGACAGAGAGCCTGCTGGCAAAAGGAACAAAACCTATGCTAAGAAAAACGTAGACGACCCTCATGTAGAACCTGCAGAAAATAGAATACAAGCTTCCCCTGCAGTCTGCCCAGATCGTCAAAGGAGACCAAGCTCTGAACAGAGAGGTCAAGAAGAGCTCCAGTGCCCTCGGTGTCTCAGGGTCTTCCTGGACAAACTAGGAGACAACTTTTTGGAACATATATCAGAATGCTGTCAGTGA